In a genomic window of Rhododendron vialii isolate Sample 1 chromosome 12a, ASM3025357v1:
- the LOC131310129 gene encoding pyruvate dehydrogenase E1 component subunit alpha, mitochondrial-like isoform X1, with product MALTHRSPNFLKPLSAAALSLAQPLRRPFSSSSDTATLTVETSVPFTGHRCDPPSRAVETTPRELMAFFRAMATMRRMEIAADSLYKAKLIRGFCHLYDGQEAVAVGMEAAITKKDCIITAYRDHCLFLGRGGTLVEAFSELMGRQAGCSKGKGGSMHFYKKDSGFYGGHGIVGAQVPLGCGLAFAQKYSKEEHVTFALYGDGAANQGQLFEALNMAALWDLPAILVCENNHYGMGTAEWRAAKSPAYYKRGDYVPGLKVDGMDAVAVKQACKFAKEHALKNGPIILEMDTYRYHGHSMSDPGSTYRTRDEITGVRQERDPIERIRKLVLSHELATEKELKDIEKEIRKEVDEAIAKAKESPMPDPSELFTNVYVKGYGVEVTQIACGFLLQAFGADRKEVRAVLP from the exons ATGGCTTTAACCCACCGCTCTCCAAATTTCCTAAAACCTCTCTCCGCCGCCGCCCTCTCTCTCGCCCAACCCCTCCGCCGCCCCTTCTCCTCCTCGTCCGACACCGCCACCCTCACCGTCGAGACCAGCGTCCCCTTCACCGGCCACAGATGCGACCCCCCGTCGCGCGCCGTCGAGACCACGCCCAGGGAGCTAATGGCCTTCTTCCGCGCCATGGCGACGATGCGACGCATGGAGATCGCGGCCGACTCGCTCTACAAGGCGAAGCTGATCCGCGGGTTCTGCCACCTCTACGACGGGCAGGAGGCGGTTGCGGTCGGCATGGAGGCGGCGATCACCAAGAAGGACTGCATCATCACGGCCTACCGCGACCACTGCCTCTTCCTTGGCCGCGGCGGGACCCTGGTGGAGGCGTTCTCGGAGTTGATGGGGCGCCAGGCCGGGTGTTCTAAGGGCAAG GGTGGGTCTATGCATTTCTACAAGAAGGACAGTGGGTTCTATGGAGGGCATGGGATTGTGGGAGCTCAGGTTCCTTTAGGTTGTGGATTGGCTTTTGCTCAAAAGTACTCCAAGGAAGAGCATGTGACCTTTGCCTTGTACGGGGATGGGGCGGCGAATCAGGGGCAGTTGTTTGAGGCACTTAATATGGCTGCGCTTTGGGATCTACCTGCAATTTTGGTTTGCGAAAACAATCATT ATGGAATGGGGACGGCGGAATGGAGAGCAGCGAAGAGTCCGGCCTACTACAAGAGAGGGGATTATGTTCCTGGGTTGAAG GTAGATGGTATGGATGCCGTTGCCGTGAAACAAGCTTGCAAGTTTGCCAAGGAGCACGCTTTGAAGAATGGACCCATT ATTCTTGAAATGGACACTTACAGGTACCACGGTCATTCTATGTCTGATCCAGGGAGCACATACCGCACACGTGATGAGATTACTGGTGTGAGACAG GAGCGTGATCCAATTGAAAGAATAAGAAAGCTGGTGCTATCTCATGAGTTAGCCACTGAAAAGGAGCTAAAG GACATTGAGAAGGAAATTAGAAAAGAAGTAGATGAAGCCATTGCTAAAGCCAAG GAAAGCCCAATGCCAGATCCTTCCGAACTCTTCACCAATGTGTATGTTAAAGGCTACGGGGTCGAG GTCACCCAAATTGCTTGCGGATTTTTGTTGCAGGCGTTTGGAGCAGATAGGAAAGAAGTCAGAGCTGTACTCCCTTGA
- the LOC131310129 gene encoding pyruvate dehydrogenase E1 component subunit alpha, mitochondrial-like isoform X2: MALTHRSPNFLKPLSAAALSLAQPLRRPFSSSSDTATLTVETSVPFTGHRCDPPSRAVETTPRELMAFFRAMATMRRMEIAADSLYKAKLIRGFCHLYDGQEAVAVGMEAAITKKDCIITAYRDHCLFLGRGGTLVEAFSELMGRQAGCSKGKGGSMHFYKKDSGFYGGHGIVGAQVPLGCGLAFAQKYSKEEHVTFALYGDGAANQGQLFEALNMAALWDLPAILVCENNHYGMGTAEWRAAKSPAYYKRGDYVPGLKVDGMDAVAVKQACKFAKEHALKNGPIILEMDTYRYHGHSMSDPGSTYRTRDEITGVRQERDPIERIRKLVLSHELATEKELKDIEKEIRKEVDEAIAKAKESPMPDPSELFTNVYVKGYGVEAFGADRKEVRAVLP; encoded by the exons ATGGCTTTAACCCACCGCTCTCCAAATTTCCTAAAACCTCTCTCCGCCGCCGCCCTCTCTCTCGCCCAACCCCTCCGCCGCCCCTTCTCCTCCTCGTCCGACACCGCCACCCTCACCGTCGAGACCAGCGTCCCCTTCACCGGCCACAGATGCGACCCCCCGTCGCGCGCCGTCGAGACCACGCCCAGGGAGCTAATGGCCTTCTTCCGCGCCATGGCGACGATGCGACGCATGGAGATCGCGGCCGACTCGCTCTACAAGGCGAAGCTGATCCGCGGGTTCTGCCACCTCTACGACGGGCAGGAGGCGGTTGCGGTCGGCATGGAGGCGGCGATCACCAAGAAGGACTGCATCATCACGGCCTACCGCGACCACTGCCTCTTCCTTGGCCGCGGCGGGACCCTGGTGGAGGCGTTCTCGGAGTTGATGGGGCGCCAGGCCGGGTGTTCTAAGGGCAAG GGTGGGTCTATGCATTTCTACAAGAAGGACAGTGGGTTCTATGGAGGGCATGGGATTGTGGGAGCTCAGGTTCCTTTAGGTTGTGGATTGGCTTTTGCTCAAAAGTACTCCAAGGAAGAGCATGTGACCTTTGCCTTGTACGGGGATGGGGCGGCGAATCAGGGGCAGTTGTTTGAGGCACTTAATATGGCTGCGCTTTGGGATCTACCTGCAATTTTGGTTTGCGAAAACAATCATT ATGGAATGGGGACGGCGGAATGGAGAGCAGCGAAGAGTCCGGCCTACTACAAGAGAGGGGATTATGTTCCTGGGTTGAAG GTAGATGGTATGGATGCCGTTGCCGTGAAACAAGCTTGCAAGTTTGCCAAGGAGCACGCTTTGAAGAATGGACCCATT ATTCTTGAAATGGACACTTACAGGTACCACGGTCATTCTATGTCTGATCCAGGGAGCACATACCGCACACGTGATGAGATTACTGGTGTGAGACAG GAGCGTGATCCAATTGAAAGAATAAGAAAGCTGGTGCTATCTCATGAGTTAGCCACTGAAAAGGAGCTAAAG GACATTGAGAAGGAAATTAGAAAAGAAGTAGATGAAGCCATTGCTAAAGCCAAG GAAAGCCCAATGCCAGATCCTTCCGAACTCTTCACCAATGTGTATGTTAAAGGCTACGGGGTCGAG GCGTTTGGAGCAGATAGGAAAGAAGTCAGAGCTGTACTCCCTTGA